A genomic window from Lotus japonicus ecotype B-129 chromosome 1, LjGifu_v1.2 includes:
- the LOC130731926 gene encoding F-box protein At3g07870-like, with translation MKRRSGLIGSVRATRRVKWVAVAEKVDDEPESQQLGLSWADLLPLDIIAHILMRLPIKYVFICKCVCRSWKAMISDPYFAKLHFQHAPFGFMIRIFSGDRMSRILHLAEYEPEKFENVDDDQLCGCGDFFMKPECNNHLKLEHKFMLPLSSANRDETKKRGRPRRCNPKDDTLRMVNSCNGFLCLCDLTGVYFVVCNPVTGEFIRLPKATRIDLTNKPLEQKLYFGFGFQPKTNEYKVVRIHRRWGGRDRENIMEFEMHTLGASTWRNLGVVYTYFDQLRFPTCVSGALHWIGSYQTKLTILCFDFESDEGIKSFPSPPHLSKNNIANITMGELRGSLYICDSSSMDTPIRIWIMEKYGVEESWSPVFSVDTMSRHRWPYSGLYWFVKQFNNGAAILLFHSSNCFIYYEPKSYGFKVFKLRGGESAFEVISHIPSLTSLKGAVKGDNIEVLNVHSRCAKFNLEEENEVLFMAKVKEVTNMHCISSDDEE, from the exons ATGAAAAGAAGAAGCGGTTTAATTGGCTCTGTTAGGGCTACCAGAAGAGTCAAATGGGTAGCAGTAGCAGAGAAAGTTGATGATGAGCCAGAAAGTCAACAACTTGGGCTTTCTTGGGCTGATCTACTTCCACTTGACATCATTGCTCACATTCTTATGAGACTTCCCATTAAGTATGTTTTCATCTGCAAATGTGTATGCAGAAGTTGGAAAGCTATGATCTCAGACCCATATTTTGCAAAATTACACTTTCAGCATGCCCCATTTGGTTTCATGATTCGGATATTTAGTGGGGACCGAATGTCAAGAATCCTGCACCTTGCTGAGTATGAGCCTGAAAAGTTTGAAaatgttgatgatgatcaattaTGTGGCTGTGGGGACTTCTTCATGAAACCTGAATGCAACAATCACTTGAAGCTTGAGCATAAATTCATGCTTCCTCTTAGCAGTGCTAATAGAGATGAGACCAAGAAAAGAGGTAGACCAAGGCGTTGCAATCCAAAAGATGATACGTTACGTATGGTGAATTCTTGTAATGGATTTCTTTGCTTGTGTGATTTGACGGGAGTCTATTTTGTGGTTTGCAACCCAGTCACAGGTGAGTTCATAAGACTTCCGAAAGCTACTAGAATTGATTTAACTAATAAACCCTTAgaacaaaaattatattttggttttggtttccaACCCAAAACTAATGAATATAAGGTGGTAAGAATACATAGACGCTGGGGTGGGCGGGATCGTGAAAATATTATGGAATTTGAAATGCACACGCTAGGAGCATCAACATGGAGGAATCTTGGAGTTGTTTATACGTATTTTGATCAGCTTAGGTTTCCTACTTGTGTGAGTGGGGCACTTCATTGGATCGGTTCTTATCAAACAAAATTAACAATATTGTGTTTTGACTTTGAAAGTGATGAGGGGATCAAATCCTTCCCTTCTCCTCCTCATTTATCTAAAAATAATATAGCGAATATCACCATGGGAGAATTAAGAGGCTCTCTTTACATATGTGATTCATCTTCTATGGATACTCCTATTAGAATTTGGATTATGGAGAAATATGGTGTTGAAGAATCATGGAGTCCGGTTTTCAGTGTTGATACTATGAGCAGACATCGTTGGCCTTATAGCGGTTTATATTGGTTTGTAAAACAATTTAACAACGGTGCTGCTATATTGCTTTTTCATTCCTCCAATTGCTTTATCTACTATGAACCCAAAAGTTATGGATTCAAAGTATTTAAGCTTCGTGGGGGTGAATCAGCATTCGAGGTTATTTCTCATATTCCCAGTCTCACCTCGCTGAAGGGTGCTGTGAAAGGAGACAATATTGAGGTTCTGAATGTCCACTCAAG GTGCGCAAAGTTTAatttggaagaagaaaatgaagttcTTTTCATGGCTAAAGTGAAAGAAGTGACAAATATGCACTGTATAtcgtctgatgatgaagaatag